In Acinetobacter sp. C32I, one genomic interval encodes:
- a CDS encoding sphingomyelin phosphodiesterase, with protein sequence MKLKSLKLGAGVALLISGFSTQQTLADSYVFVTNTTPQTVSIQVNQTGASLQQGNEWAQEATQLAPYETKRVLRINRYTGIKSGKTYNFDTVLSSGNSQVTLKQTMTGTWSGSNIKHGIQTATTTSPWYSDRDVHRISTTYGGLSAQAAVKAEYTGGYDDFHYTIHQNTLQEPVSASADELKVLTYNIYALPMVASKISERLAELPNHLNGYDVIMMQEAFASSRTGMLNQLAQQYPYQTHIPVGSGYNLFDSGLVIVSRYPIVKTAQLIYPDCTGTDCFADKGVLYAEIIKNGKAYHVTSTHTASFDTDAARALRQVQFKQIRQLVNQQNIPSFDAVLMGGDFNVNKLLWPQDYQDMLTNLNATAAPSTGYTESTFDPRVNKLAGAAGSGGATVEYLDYVVASNNHRQPTQSRNDVRILRTTADPLYMTWDLSDHFPVMGQFNYGP encoded by the coding sequence ATGAAGCTGAAGAGCTTAAAACTAGGCGCAGGGGTCGCGCTCTTAATCAGTGGTTTTTCTACCCAACAGACCTTGGCTGATTCCTACGTGTTTGTGACCAATACCACGCCACAAACCGTATCAATACAAGTCAATCAAACTGGGGCAAGCTTACAGCAAGGCAATGAATGGGCGCAGGAAGCGACTCAACTTGCACCCTACGAGACCAAAAGAGTATTACGTATCAACCGTTATACTGGGATCAAATCTGGTAAAACCTATAACTTTGATACCGTTCTCAGCAGTGGCAATTCGCAAGTCACTTTAAAACAAACCATGACGGGAACCTGGTCGGGTAGTAATATTAAACATGGGATTCAAACGGCGACCACAACATCACCATGGTATTCAGATCGTGATGTCCACCGTATTAGCACAACTTATGGCGGTTTATCTGCACAAGCAGCAGTAAAAGCTGAATACACGGGGGGCTATGATGATTTCCACTACACCATTCATCAAAACACGCTTCAAGAGCCTGTTTCAGCCAGTGCCGATGAGCTAAAAGTACTGACTTACAATATTTATGCCCTGCCGATGGTGGCGAGTAAAATCAGCGAACGCTTGGCTGAACTACCAAATCATTTAAACGGTTACGATGTGATTATGATGCAAGAAGCCTTTGCTTCATCGCGTACAGGCATGCTGAATCAACTGGCACAACAGTACCCATATCAAACGCATATTCCAGTCGGTTCTGGTTATAACTTGTTTGATAGTGGCTTGGTGATTGTGAGCCGTTATCCAATCGTCAAAACAGCACAATTGATTTATCCAGACTGTACAGGAACTGATTGTTTTGCGGATAAAGGCGTGTTGTACGCAGAAATCATTAAGAATGGTAAGGCGTATCATGTCACCTCTACGCATACCGCTTCTTTTGATACCGATGCAGCACGCGCATTGCGTCAGGTTCAGTTCAAACAAATTCGCCAATTGGTAAATCAACAAAATATCCCAAGTTTTGATGCTGTGCTCATGGGCGGTGATTTCAATGTCAATAAACTGTTATGGCCGCAAGATTATCAAGACATGTTAACCAATCTGAATGCGACCGCAGCACCAAGTACGGGTTATACTGAATCGACCTTTGACCCACGCGTGAATAAGTTGGCTGGAGCAGCAGGTTCAGGTGGTGCAACAGTCGAATATCTAGACTATGTGGTGGCATCAAATAACCACCGTCAACCGACTCAGTCTCGTAACGATGTGCGTATCTTACGTACCACAGCGGACCCACTGTATATGACATGGGATCTTTCAGATCACTTCCCTGTGATGGGGCAATTTAATTACGGGCCATAA
- a CDS encoding roadblock/LC7 domain-containing protein, producing the protein MFSIPSQQRTAPKELIQFAKAQANDILTNIRGVDYIMLCSTDGFELASIYKKNPYNSTKLAAVSSSILAMVTAFLNEIQLTGCQSITLDAENGKAILTSIPAPHHPMVMVTLSNKDVLLGQLLYSLKQTSSAIVDADQA; encoded by the coding sequence ATGTTCAGTATTCCCAGTCAGCAACGTACAGCACCTAAAGAGCTGATTCAGTTTGCCAAAGCGCAGGCCAATGATATTTTAACCAATATCCGAGGCGTCGATTATATTATGCTCTGCTCTACCGATGGTTTTGAGCTTGCCTCCATTTACAAGAAGAATCCTTATAACAGCACCAAACTTGCGGCTGTCAGCAGTTCAATCTTGGCTATGGTAACGGCGTTTCTCAATGAAATCCAACTGACGGGATGCCAAAGTATTACCTTGGATGCTGAAAATGGTAAGGCTATTCTAACTTCAATCCCTGCCCCTCATCATCCCATGGTCATGGTGACTTTAAGTAATAAAGATGTCTTATTAGGACAGCTGCTCTATAGTTTGAAACAAACCAGCAGTGCAATCGTCGACGCTGACCAAGCTTAA
- a CDS encoding ATP/GTP-binding protein yields MILQQYKIVFAGSMGAGKTEAIKSLSEIPVLATEAFNTDSQAHNKMQTTVGIDYGEITLDDGVKVGLYGTPGQSRFDFIWPVICQGALGVILLVDHNSKVPIEELEGYLDTFKDYTKNISIGITHVDENKGQPTTIYREWLIQNDYQYPLFFIDARKQEHILLMIESLIAALEVNLKATN; encoded by the coding sequence ATGATTCTCCAACAATATAAAATTGTCTTTGCAGGAAGCATGGGCGCAGGGAAAACCGAAGCAATCAAATCGCTTTCAGAAATTCCTGTCCTCGCAACCGAAGCATTCAATACAGATAGTCAGGCCCATAACAAAATGCAAACTACGGTAGGTATAGATTATGGCGAGATTACTTTAGATGACGGTGTAAAAGTAGGTTTATACGGTACTCCTGGTCAATCACGCTTTGATTTCATTTGGCCGGTGATTTGCCAAGGTGCTTTGGGCGTTATTTTATTGGTTGACCACAACAGTAAAGTACCGATTGAAGAGCTTGAAGGCTATTTAGATACCTTCAAGGATTATACCAAGAACATTTCTATTGGCATCACCCACGTGGATGAAAACAAGGGGCAACCTACGACCATCTATCGCGAGTGGTTAATCCAAAATGACTATCAATATCCCTTATTTTTTATTGATGCCCGTAAACAAGAACATATTTTGCTGATGATTGAATCGCTCATTGCAGCATTAGAAGTCAATTTAAAAGCAACAAATTAA
- a CDS encoding ClpXP protease specificity-enhancing factor translates to MSEQITFTPTRPYLARAIYEWICDNQLTPYLLVDATQPHTDVPLQFVKDGQIVLNLAPHAIHQLHMSNDAITFSARFGGVAKEIYVPIRAVLGIYARENGQGLFFDPSEYAETEETAVTPVEETKQETETTKKKPSLRILD, encoded by the coding sequence ATGTCTGAGCAAATAACTTTTACGCCTACACGCCCATATCTTGCTCGTGCCATTTATGAATGGATTTGCGATAACCAGCTCACCCCTTATTTATTGGTGGATGCAACACAACCGCATACCGATGTTCCACTACAATTTGTGAAAGATGGTCAAATTGTTTTAAATCTTGCGCCTCATGCCATTCATCAGCTGCACATGAGTAATGATGCCATTACCTTCTCTGCACGCTTTGGTGGTGTTGCAAAAGAAATTTATGTGCCGATTCGTGCGGTATTAGGTATTTATGCCAGAGAAAATGGTCAAGGCCTGTTTTTCGATCCTTCTGAATATGCAGAGACCGAAGAGACAGCTGTAACGCCAGTTGAAGAAACAAAGCAAGAAACTGAAACAACGAAAAAGAAACCTTCACTCAGAATTTTAGATTAA
- a CDS encoding glutathione S-transferase N-terminal domain-containing protein, protein MSLENPPTPVQGITLYSHADDFRSHWIRFLLAEKQIKYQLIITDHEDEDLADLNPYNQLPMLIEQNLKLFSANVIAEYLDDRYRQNKLYADAPMARAEQRQYIWRFEQDWFKLADHMLRHTDTLDPKQKLKAQKELRDTLISLTPLFQHFPYFMSETFSILDCMLAPIFLRLKSMGVELPAQHCRPIFLYCHRIFSRPSFIKSMTAQEKNSYNELISTI, encoded by the coding sequence ATGTCTCTAGAAAATCCCCCAACCCCAGTCCAAGGCATTACGCTTTATAGCCATGCAGATGATTTCCGTTCCCACTGGATTCGTTTTTTACTCGCTGAAAAACAAATCAAATACCAACTGATTATTACGGATCATGAAGATGAGGATTTAGCTGATCTCAATCCCTATAATCAACTTCCCATGTTGATTGAGCAAAACCTAAAGCTATTTTCAGCCAATGTCATTGCTGAATATTTAGATGATCGCTATCGTCAAAATAAACTCTATGCCGACGCCCCGATGGCGCGCGCAGAACAACGGCAATATATCTGGCGCTTTGAACAAGATTGGTTCAAATTGGCTGATCACATGTTGAGACACACAGATACGCTGGACCCAAAACAAAAACTGAAAGCACAGAAAGAACTGAGAGATACCTTGATTTCACTCACCCCTCTGTTTCAACATTTCCCTTATTTTATGTCGGAAACATTTTCAATTTTAGATTGTATGCTCGCTCCAATCTTCCTCCGTCTGAAAAGTATGGGCGTTGAACTCCCTGCACAGCACTGTCGGCCTATATTCTTGTATTGTCATCGTATCTTTAGCCGACCATCGTTCATTAAATCAATGACAGCTCAAGAAAAAAACAGCTACAATGAATTGATTTCTACGATTTAA
- the rpsI gene encoding 30S ribosomal protein S9, with amino-acid sequence MATNYGTGRRKTATARVFLSAGTGKLVINNRTLEQYFGRETARMVVRQPLELLEVTEKFDLYITVKGGGIGGQAGAIRHGITRALIAADETLKPALRQAGFVTRDAREVERKKLGLRKARKRPQFSKR; translated from the coding sequence ATGGCTACTAATTATGGTACAGGTCGCCGTAAGACCGCAACTGCACGTGTTTTCTTATCAGCTGGTACAGGTAAACTCGTAATTAACAACCGTACACTTGAGCAATATTTCGGTCGTGAAACTGCTCGTATGGTTGTGCGTCAGCCTTTAGAGCTTTTAGAAGTTACTGAAAAATTTGACCTTTACATCACTGTTAAAGGTGGTGGTATTGGTGGTCAAGCAGGCGCTATCCGTCACGGTATTACTCGTGCATTGATCGCTGCTGACGAAACTTTAAAACCTGCTCTTCGTCAAGCTGGTTTCGTTACTCGTGATGCTCGTGAAGTTGAACGTAAGAAACTTGGTTTACGTAAAGCTCGTAAACGTCCTCAATTCTCTAAACGTTAA
- the rplM gene encoding 50S ribosomal protein L13 produces the protein MKTLSAKPAEVQHDWYVVDASGKTLGRLATEIARRLRGKHKTSYTPHVDTGDYIVVINAEHVQVTGNKSLDKKYYRHTGFPGGIRETNFEKLIAHKPEAVLEKAVKGMLPKGPLGYAMIKKMKVYAGTEHPHTAQQPQVLDI, from the coding sequence ATGAAAACTCTCAGCGCTAAGCCAGCTGAAGTTCAACACGACTGGTATGTTGTTGATGCTTCTGGCAAAACTTTAGGTCGCCTTGCGACTGAAATCGCTCGTCGTTTACGCGGTAAGCACAAGACTTCTTATACTCCTCACGTTGACACTGGCGATTACATCGTTGTGATCAATGCTGAACACGTTCAAGTGACTGGTAACAAATCACTTGATAAGAAATACTATCGCCATACTGGTTTCCCTGGTGGTATCCGTGAGACTAACTTCGAGAAGTTAATTGCTCACAAACCTGAAGCAGTTTTAGAAAAAGCTGTTAAAGGTATGTTACCAAAAGGTCCTCTTGGTTATGCAATGATCAAAAAAATGAAAGTGTACGCTGGTACTGAGCATCCTCATACTGCTCAACAGCCACAAGTTTTGGACATCTAA
- the pdxA gene encoding 4-hydroxythreonine-4-phosphate dehydrogenase PdxA → MLPLYVTSGEPAGIGPDICLSLADRVDERPLVVLADIEMLQQRANQLGIKVELIAYQGQSQSSLKGQLFVEHVPLAKTVILGQLDSANAAYVLEQLRRSADYALSGQSVGVATAPVQKSIINDAGIAFSGHTEYYQEFAGIERVVMMLATKSLRVALATTHLPLRDVPDAITTERLQQVIDILIYDLKTKFKIAAPRILVCGLNPHAGEDGYLGREEIEVINPVLESYRAQGINMSLSLPADTLFTPENLKDADAVLAMYHDQGLPVLKSQGFGEAVNITLGLPFIRTSVDHGTALSLAGTGQAKASSLHVAVDLALDLARQ, encoded by the coding sequence ATGCTTCCTTTATATGTCACTTCAGGTGAACCTGCTGGAATTGGACCTGATATTTGTCTGAGTCTTGCTGATCGTGTGGATGAACGTCCGCTGGTGGTATTGGCTGATATTGAAATGTTGCAACAACGTGCCAATCAGTTAGGAATCAAGGTCGAGCTGATTGCATATCAAGGGCAGTCCCAGTCCAGTTTGAAAGGACAACTTTTTGTTGAGCATGTGCCTTTAGCCAAAACGGTTATTTTAGGACAGCTAGATTCAGCCAATGCGGCTTATGTGTTGGAACAATTACGTCGTTCGGCCGATTATGCGTTGTCTGGGCAGAGTGTGGGTGTGGCTACAGCACCTGTACAAAAATCAATTATTAATGACGCGGGCATCGCATTTAGCGGACATACCGAATATTACCAAGAGTTTGCTGGTATTGAGCGTGTGGTGATGATGCTGGCAACCAAAAGCTTACGTGTTGCCTTAGCGACGACTCATTTACCGTTGCGGGATGTGCCTGATGCCATTACCACAGAGCGTCTACAGCAAGTCATTGATATTTTAATTTATGATTTAAAAACCAAATTTAAAATCGCTGCACCACGTATTTTAGTGTGTGGTCTGAATCCGCATGCAGGTGAGGATGGCTATTTAGGTCGGGAAGAAATTGAGGTAATCAATCCAGTGTTGGAAAGTTATCGCGCGCAGGGGATTAACATGAGCCTCAGTTTACCCGCAGATACCTTATTTACCCCAGAAAATTTAAAAGATGCTGATGCTGTTTTAGCGATGTATCACGATCAGGGCCTACCTGTGTTAAAATCACAAGGCTTTGGTGAAGCTGTTAACATTACATTAGGCTTACCATTTATTCGAACTTCGGTCGATCATGGTACCGCACTTTCTCTTGCAGGCACTGGACAGGCAAAAGCATCAAGCTTGCATGTCGCAGTGGATTTAGCACTTGATTTAGCCCGTCAGTGA
- the rsmA gene encoding 16S rRNA (adenine(1518)-N(6)/adenine(1519)-N(6))-dimethyltransferase RsmA produces the protein MYQINALNPKDEGHQARKRFGQNFLHDQRVIAKIVRSVNPRAGENIVEIGPGLAALTSPLIGECDALTVVELDRDLAAGLPGRVPHPERLTIIEADALKYDFTQLFQDGRPLRVVGNLPYNISTPLLFHLLEFGDKVKDMHFMLQKEVVDRITATPNTKEYGRLSVMIQYYCKPTFLFEVPPGSFNPPPKVTSAVFRLEPYEVKPIVAKNEKALARLVGHVFTQRRKTLRNSLKGMLVEDGFEKAGVDPMARPETLSLADFVALSDQMVA, from the coding sequence ATGTATCAAATTAATGCCCTAAACCCTAAAGATGAAGGGCATCAGGCTCGAAAACGTTTTGGTCAAAACTTCTTACATGATCAACGTGTGATTGCCAAAATTGTACGCTCAGTGAATCCGCGTGCGGGCGAAAATATTGTCGAAATCGGACCAGGTTTGGCGGCATTGACTTCACCTTTAATTGGCGAATGTGATGCGTTAACTGTGGTTGAGCTGGATCGCGATTTGGCTGCGGGCTTACCGGGTCGTGTGCCACATCCTGAGCGTTTGACCATTATTGAAGCCGATGCGTTGAAATACGACTTCACACAACTGTTTCAAGATGGTCGTCCACTGCGCGTGGTAGGGAACTTACCATATAACATTTCAACACCTTTGTTGTTCCATCTCTTGGAGTTTGGTGACAAAGTCAAAGACATGCACTTTATGTTGCAAAAGGAAGTGGTTGATCGTATTACAGCAACGCCAAACACCAAAGAATATGGTCGTTTATCGGTAATGATCCAGTATTACTGTAAGCCAACCTTCTTGTTTGAAGTGCCACCAGGCTCATTCAATCCGCCACCAAAAGTGACCTCAGCAGTGTTTCGTTTAGAACCTTATGAGGTTAAACCGATTGTGGCAAAAAATGAGAAAGCATTGGCACGTTTAGTGGGGCATGTGTTTACGCAACGACGTAAGACCTTGCGCAATAGCTTAAAAGGCATGTTGGTGGAAGATGGCTTTGAGAAAGCAGGCGTTGATCCGATGGCACGTCCAGAAACCTTAAGCCTAGCTGACTTTGTCGCACTCTCTGATCAGATGGTGGCTTGA
- a CDS encoding symmetrical bis(5'-nucleosyl)-tetraphosphatase, producing MSKRYNYVIGDVQGCFEALKALLKEIRFDPDQDFLWFAGDLVARGENSVGALRFIKKLADRGAAATVLGNHDLTLIACARGFKKAKDKDHTQEVIDAIDGDELIDWLRKQPLSLSPNVQTLITHAGVPCIWNAEQTVALAQEVQQVVGHDNLSVLDGFLAEMYGSQPDLWSDELTGMARLRCITNYLTRMRLTDATGRLEFDFKDALDAPMPEGFQPWFEFESQAAQTHQLIFGHWAALQGKTISAQIQNVDGGCVWGQQLMAFRLEDQHMFAVDNPLA from the coding sequence ATGTCTAAGCGCTATAACTATGTCATTGGTGATGTACAAGGTTGTTTTGAAGCACTGAAAGCGTTGCTAAAAGAAATCCGCTTTGATCCAGACCAAGACTTTTTATGGTTTGCGGGTGATCTGGTTGCACGTGGTGAAAACTCGGTGGGTGCTTTACGCTTTATTAAAAAACTGGCGGATCGTGGTGCTGCTGCAACTGTACTGGGTAATCATGACCTGACCTTGATTGCCTGCGCACGAGGTTTTAAAAAGGCCAAAGACAAAGATCATACTCAAGAAGTGATTGATGCCATTGATGGCGATGAGTTGATTGATTGGTTGCGTAAACAGCCATTAAGCCTATCTCCAAATGTACAGACTTTGATTACTCATGCAGGTGTGCCGTGTATCTGGAATGCTGAACAAACTGTGGCATTGGCACAAGAAGTACAGCAGGTGGTGGGTCATGACAATCTTTCGGTTTTGGATGGCTTTCTTGCCGAGATGTATGGTTCACAACCTGATCTATGGTCAGATGAACTCACAGGTATGGCACGCTTACGCTGTATTACCAATTATCTCACTCGAATGCGGTTAACTGATGCAACAGGCCGTTTAGAGTTTGATTTTAAAGATGCGCTCGATGCACCGATGCCTGAGGGTTTCCAACCATGGTTTGAGTTTGAAAGTCAGGCAGCACAGACCCATCAGTTGATTTTTGGACATTGGGCGGCTTTGCAGGGCAAGACCATTAGCGCTCAAATTCAAAATGTCGATGGTGGCTGTGTTTGGGGACAGCAATTAATGGCGTTCCGTTTGGAAGATCAACACATGTTTGCGGTGGATAATCCTTTGGCTTGA
- a CDS encoding glycosyltransferase family 1 protein produces the protein MQSTYATSLFKQEFPENFKFYFKRKQLKNKQDELSELRDLVRPRLRIAIVTETWPPEINGVALSMMQLCQGLQRLGHKILLVRPTQKAVCTEFHPEQECLVMSQPIPKYPSIQFGWPQYIKVSKAFEKFAPDVVHIVTEGPLGLTALQAAKSRKIAVSSGFHSAFHDFSRFFDLAFLVKPIQRYLTWFHNSTDVTCVPSQYTEQALRGFGVTCPLVVVGRGVDTEKFSTKHRSQQLRQQWGVDADTRVMLYVGRLSPEKEVDVLIKSFHALQAQQGKNSKFVIVGDGPDRARLGKMAQSDDIIFMGSLSGRELSAAYASADVFAFASQADTFGNVVLEAIASGLAVVAYDYVCAHQHVQPNVTGWLSPLGQTDHLIQSICQLPALPQLRQMGLLASESVQQSSWQFPVQQLEQALYQVVRSLP, from the coding sequence ATGCAGAGTACATACGCGACATCTCTATTCAAGCAAGAGTTTCCTGAAAATTTTAAATTTTACTTTAAAAGGAAACAACTCAAAAATAAACAAGATGAATTGTCTGAACTTCGTGATTTAGTTCGTCCTCGTCTCCGAATCGCCATTGTAACCGAAACATGGCCACCCGAAATCAATGGTGTGGCGCTGTCGATGATGCAATTGTGCCAAGGTCTACAACGACTTGGACATAAGATTTTATTGGTACGACCAACCCAAAAAGCAGTCTGTACCGAATTTCACCCTGAACAAGAATGCTTGGTGATGTCACAGCCGATTCCGAAATATCCAAGTATTCAGTTTGGTTGGCCGCAATATATTAAAGTGTCCAAAGCCTTTGAAAAATTTGCTCCAGATGTTGTGCATATCGTCACAGAAGGGCCTTTGGGTTTAACTGCCTTACAAGCAGCAAAATCAAGAAAAATCGCAGTCTCCAGTGGTTTTCATTCAGCCTTTCATGATTTCAGCCGCTTCTTTGACTTGGCTTTCTTGGTTAAGCCGATTCAGCGCTATTTAACGTGGTTTCATAACAGTACCGATGTGACCTGTGTGCCGAGTCAATATACCGAACAAGCTTTACGTGGTTTCGGTGTGACGTGCCCATTGGTGGTGGTCGGGCGTGGTGTGGATACTGAAAAATTCTCGACCAAACATCGTTCACAACAACTGCGCCAACAATGGGGTGTCGATGCCGATACCCGAGTGATGTTGTATGTTGGGCGTTTATCACCCGAAAAAGAAGTCGATGTACTGATTAAAAGCTTTCATGCATTACAGGCGCAACAAGGCAAAAATAGCAAATTTGTGATTGTCGGTGATGGCCCAGATCGTGCCCGTCTAGGCAAGATGGCACAATCGGATGACATTATCTTTATGGGCAGTCTGAGTGGCCGTGAACTCTCAGCCGCGTATGCCAGTGCTGATGTGTTTGCCTTTGCCAGCCAAGCCGATACTTTTGGTAATGTAGTTCTAGAGGCGATTGCCAGCGGCTTAGCGGTGGTGGCTTATGATTATGTCTGTGCCCATCAGCATGTACAACCGAATGTCACTGGTTGGTTGAGTCCATTGGGGCAAACAGATCATCTTATTCAATCGATTTGCCAATTACCTGCCTTGCCGCAATTACGACAAATGGGCTTGTTGGCCAGTGAAAGTGTGCAGCAAAGTAGTTGGCAGTTCCCAGTACAACAATTAGAACAAGCATTGTACCAAGTCGTGAGGAGTCTCCCATGA
- a CDS encoding phosphatase PAP2 family protein, with amino-acid sequence MNLQNAKIKILDLDLKGCVYLNHLSQSQRIALFFKTISRLGDGPFWYVMLLSVWAMQGLAYGLQILYVIAAGSVGTLIYKFLKNKTTRPRPYQVHQVIVLGERPLDHFSFPSGHTLHAVMVTITLGYIQPLLLLLMLPFTILVALSRMVLGLHYPSDVIVGAMIGASVASGIILFAPTANIAL; translated from the coding sequence ATGAATCTTCAAAATGCAAAAATAAAAATACTCGATTTAGATTTAAAGGGCTGTGTTTACCTCAACCATCTGTCTCAGTCCCAACGGATCGCTTTATTTTTTAAAACGATCAGTCGTTTGGGGGATGGGCCATTTTGGTATGTCATGTTGTTGTCTGTATGGGCAATGCAAGGTCTGGCATACGGTCTGCAAATATTATATGTGATTGCGGCAGGTTCTGTCGGAACCTTGATCTATAAGTTTTTAAAAAATAAAACCACACGGCCAAGACCCTATCAGGTGCATCAGGTGATTGTGTTGGGTGAGCGACCACTCGATCATTTTAGTTTTCCATCAGGCCATACTTTACATGCGGTCATGGTGACCATCACTTTGGGCTATATTCAACCGCTACTATTGCTATTGATGTTGCCATTCACCATTTTGGTTGCCTTATCTCGAATGGTACTCGGTCTGCATTATCCAAGTGATGTGATTGTGGGGGCGATGATTGGTGCATCGGTTGCCAGTGGGATTATCTTGTTCGCGCCAACTGCCAATATCGCTTTGTAA
- the iscX gene encoding Fe-S cluster assembly protein IscX: protein MGLRWTDTIDIAIELTEAHPDVDPQWIRFTDLHAWVCALPDFSDDPNKSTEGLLEAIQMAWLDEVR, encoded by the coding sequence ATGGGCTTACGTTGGACAGATACGATTGATATTGCGATTGAACTCACCGAAGCACACCCAGATGTAGATCCACAATGGATTCGTTTTACTGATTTACATGCATGGGTATGTGCTTTGCCTGACTTTAGTGATGACCCAAATAAGTCAACTGAAGGTTTGCTTGAAGCCATTCAAATGGCATGGCTAGATGAAGTTCGTTAA
- the ndk gene encoding nucleoside-diphosphate kinase, producing the protein MAIERTLSIVKPDAVSKNHIGDIFARFEKSGLKIVATKMKHLSQADAEGFYAEHKERGFFADLVAFMTSGPVVVSVLEGENAVLAHREILGATNPKEAAPGTIRADFAVSIDENAAHGSDSVASAEREIAYFFADNEICPRTR; encoded by the coding sequence ATGGCGATTGAACGTACTTTATCTATCGTAAAACCAGATGCAGTATCTAAAAACCACATCGGCGACATCTTTGCTCGTTTCGAAAAATCAGGTTTGAAAATTGTTGCAACTAAAATGAAACACCTTTCTCAAGCTGATGCTGAAGGTTTCTATGCTGAGCACAAAGAACGTGGTTTCTTTGCTGACTTAGTTGCATTTATGACTTCTGGTCCAGTGGTTGTTTCAGTTCTTGAAGGCGAAAATGCAGTTCTTGCTCACCGCGAAATTTTAGGCGCTACAAACCCTAAAGAAGCTGCTCCTGGCACAATCCGCGCTGACTTCGCTGTAAGCATCGACGAAAACGCTGCTCACGGTTCTGACTCAGTTGCTTCTGCTGAGCGTGAAATCGCTTACTTCTTTGCTGATAACGAGATTTGCCCACGCACTCGTTAA